A stretch of DNA from Methylobacterium sp. CB376:
GCCTCGTCGTCTTCGGGCTGCACCGCCAGGACGCCGCCCTGACGACCTGCATCACCCCGGTGCCGAGCGCGAGCGACCACGTCCACTTCATCGACGGCGACGGGGGCGGCTACGCCCGCGCCGCCCAGGCCCTGAAGGCGAAGCTCGCCGCCTGAGCGGGCCGCCCGATATGTGTCCGGATCGGCGGACGGGACGGCCCGCGGGCGACGCCTGCGGGCGGAGCCGGGACCGGGGAGGAGCCGATGGACATCGTGGCCGACGTGCGCCCGCCGGAGATCCCGTTCCTCGGCCCCCTCGACCCCGTCACCGCCGCCGCCGTGCGCGCGCGCCTGGAGCCGATCGCGGTGCCGGGCGGCGCGGTGCTGTTCGAGCAGGACGCGCCCGCCGACGCGCTCTACGCCCTCGTCTCGGGGGCGATCGGGATCTCGGCGCGCGACCCCCTCACGGGGGAGGCGCGGCCCGTCGCCCGCGTGCGCCCGCCCGAGACCGTGGGCGAGATGGCCCTCCTCTCCGGCGAGCCGCGCTCGGCCACCGCGACGGTGCTGCGCGATTCCGCCCTGCTGCGATTGTCGAAGCGCGCCTTCGACGACCTCGTCGCCCGCCACCCGGCGACGATGCTCTACTTCGCCCGGCTCCTGGCCTCGCGGCTGCGCAGCGCCTCGGCCTGCACGCCGGTGGCGACGACGCCGATGACCTTCGCGGTGATCGGCGTGACCGAGGGCGTCGACGTGCCGGCCTTCGCGCGGGGCTTCGCGGCGGCCCTGCCCGGGCGCTCGGCCCTGCTCACCGCCTGGCCCGACGACGCGGACGAGACCTGGTTCCACGCCCTGGAGACCGCGCAGGACCAGGTCGTCTACGCGGCCGAGGCGCCGGGCTCGGGCTGGGCCAATCTCTGCCTGCGGCGGGCCGACCACGTCCTGCTGCTGGCCGCGCCCGGGCGCCGGCCCGGCGCGGCCTTCTCGGGTCGGATCACCATGCCGATGCAGGGCTGGACCCACCAGGACCTCGTCGTCCTCAACCCCGCCGACGCGCAGCGGCCCGGCCCGCTCGACCCGGCGCTGGCGGCGCTGCCGGTGGAGCTCCGCCTCCAGGCCCGGGCCGGGAACGCCGCCGACCTCGCCCGGGTCGCCCGGCTCGCCGGAGGGCGCGCCCGGGGGCTCGTGCTCGGCGGGGGCGGGGCGCGCGGCTTCGCGCATCTCGGCGTGATCCGGGCGCTCACCGAGGCCGGCCACGCGGTCGACCTCGTGGCCGGGACCAGCATGGGCGCGGTGGTGGCCGCCAGCCTCGCCATGGGCTGGGACCTGGAGGAGATCGGCGCCCACACGGTGGCGGCCTTCGTGGCGAGCTCGCCCCTCAACGACTACACGCTGCCGATCACCGCCCTCACCCGCGGCGCGAAGGTGGACCGCCGCCTCGCCCAGCATTTCGGCGAGGCGCGGATCGAGGATCTCTGGCTGCCCTACTTCTGCGTCTCCTCGAACCTGACCACCGGCGCGGCGATGATCCACCGGGCGGGGCCGCTCGTGACGGCCCTGCGCGCCAGCATCGCGGTCCCGGGCCTGCTGCCGCCGGTCCTCCACCCGGAGGGCGTGCTGGTGGACGGGGGCGTGATGAACAACCTGCCGGCCGATCTGATGGCGGGCCTGCGCCGCGGCACCGTGCTGGCGGTCGACGTGGCGAGCGACCTCGCCCTCGCCACCATGCCCGAGCGCCCGTTCCGCTCCCGGCTGGTGCGCCGCGCCCTCGGGGTGCCCTTCGCGATGCCGGGCATCGCCCAGATCCTGCTGCGGGCCGCCACCGTGTCGAGCGACGCCTCGGCGGCGATGGCGCGGGGCCGGGCGACGGCCTTCCTGCAGCCGCCCCTCGCCGGCATCGACCTGCGCGCGTGGCGCAGCTACGCGGCCGTGGCCGAGATCGGCTACCGGCACGCCCGCGCCAAGCTGGAGGAGGGCGCCCTGGAGGGCTGGGCGGCGGGGCGCGCCGGGTGATCGCGGGGCCTCGGGCCGCCGGTCCCCGGGCTGCGCGGCGGCAGGGCGCCGCGTGGCTGCGGTCATGGCTGCGGTCATGGCTGCGGTCATGGCGGCGGTCGCGAAACCCGAACCTCTCCCAGGCCGAAGCCGCCGCGGCGCTCGGGGTCAGCCTGCGACGTGGCGCGACCACGAGAGCGGGACGCACCTTCTGCCGAAGACGGTGCGCCTCGCGGCGATCGGGCTCGATCATCAGGGAGGCCGCCTGAGCCCGGCCGTGCCATGGTGCGCGGAGTTTCTCCCGCTCCTCACCCGCGCGGCGGCGCCGCGAGGCGTCATGCGTCGGGCGGCGACACGCCGTCGATGGCGAGGCGCAGGTGCTCCGGCCCCCGCAGCGACGCGCCCGGCCGATAGGGCGGCGGGTCGTCGAGGAGGCGCGGGTTGCGCAGCCGCCGCGCCAGGGCGACCAGCGCCGCCTCCGCCTCCAGCCGCGCCAGCGGGGCGCCGACGCAGAAATGCAGGCTGCCGCCGAACCCGAAATGCTGGTTGTCCTCCCGGTCCGGGTCGAACCGGTCGGGATCGGCGAAGCGGGCCGGGTCGCGGCTGCCGGAGGCGAAGAGCAGCACCACCGGCGCCCCCGCCGGGATCGTCGTCCCGGCGAGCTCGATCTCGGCCAGGGCCTTGCGGGTCCGGAAATGGACCGGCGGCTCGTAGCGCAGCAATTCCTCGATCAGCCGCGGGGCGATCTCGGGCTCGGCGCGCAGGCGCTCCAGCTGCGCGGGGAAGCGCAGCAGCGTCAGCATGCCGTTGGTGATCAAGTTCACGGTCGTCTCGTGGCCGGCGATCAGCAGCAGGATCGAGGTCGCGATCAGGTCGTAATCCCCCATCCGGCCGGCCTGCGGATCCTCGCGGGTCGCGAGCCCGGTGAGCAGGTCGTCCTTCGGGTGGCGCCGCTTGTCCTTGATCAGATCCTGCATGTAGGCGGCGATCGCGTCGAAGGTCTCGATGTTCCGGCCGAGCGCCGCCTCGTCCTGGCGCGCGTCGGGCTCGAGGGCGGTGGCGAGCTGCGTCGCCCAGCCGTGGAACCGGCCCTCGTCCTCCGGCGGCACCCCGAGGAGCTCGCAGATCACCGTGACCGGGAGCGGGTAGGAGAAGTCGTCCACGAGGTCGATCGCGCGCGCGTCCCGGCGCCGGTCGAGGAGGTCGGCCACCAGTCCGTCGACCCGGCCGTGCATGGCCCGGATCCGCTCGGGCGTGAACTCGCGCATCACGTGCCGCCGCAGCACGTCGTGGTCGGGCGGATCGCGGAAGATGAAGGGCCGGTGCTTGGTGCGGACGTGGTCCTTGAACGGGTTGATGATCCAGTCCTTGAACGGGTTGCCGGTGCGCGGGTGCGAGGTGGAGGGCAGGTCCTCCGAGCTGATGCGCGGGTCGAACAGCAGGGCCCGCAGGGCCGCGTGGGTGGTGACCACGTAGGTGCCGTCGTCCTGGAGCGCCACCGGCGCCTCGCGCAGCCGCGCGTAGAGCGGGTAGGGGTTCGGGCGGTTGGCCGGGTCCTTGACCGCGGCGAAGAGGGTCGGGTCGGGCATCGTCGTCAGCCTCGCGCCGGACTTGCGGGAAAACCGGGATCGGCGGGGGCGACGCGACCCTGGTCCGTCGCCCCGAGGATCGGCGGGAAAGCGGCGCGGGCCTCGATCCGGCCCGCGTAGGCGGGCAGCCAGCGGGTCTGGTCGAACGACACCGCCGCGACGGTGCGGCCATTCCGGCCGTAGACCGCCACGAAGCGCCGCGCGCCGAAATCGCCCTGCGTCACCGCCACGCTGTCGGCGCCGTTGGTGAGGCCCACCGACTTGATGTTCACGTCGAACTGGCTCGACCAGAAGGCCGGGATCTCGGCGTAGGGGGCGCCGGCCTGCCCGAGCAGCGTGCGGGCGGCGTGCTCGGCCTGCGCGACCGCGTGGCCCCAATGTTCGAGGGCGACGGGGCCGTCCTCGAACAGGGGGTGGGGGAAGCGCGCCACGTCGCCCGCCGCCGCGATCCCCTCGACCGCGCGGCCGTCGCGGTCGAGGACGCGGCACTGGCCGTCGCAGGCGACGCCGCCCGCATCCGCTGCCAGCCCCGAGCCGGCGAGCCACTCGGTGTTGCGCAGCGCCCCGAGCGCCACGATGACGACCGGCGCGGCGACGGTGCCGCCGCCGACGAGGCGGGCGCCCCGCACGCGGCCCTCGCCGTCCGACTCCAGGGCCTCGACGCGGGTCGAAGGACGGTAATCGACCCCGGCCTCGCGCAGCATCGCGGCCACGGCGGCGCCGATCCGGGTGCCGAGCACCGAGGCGAGCGGCGTCGGGTTCGGGTCGGCCAGCGTGACGGGTAGCCCGATCGACCGGCAGGCCGAGGCCGCCTCGCAGCCGATGAAGCCCGCCCCGATGATCAGGACGCGCCGCGGCGCCGCCGCCAGCGCGCCGCGCAGGCGCTCGGAATCGTCGCGGTTGCGCACGCTGTGGACACCGGCCAGGGCGGCCTCCGCGGCGTTCGGCCAGGGGCGCGCCCGCGTGCCCGTCGCGATCAGGAGACGGTCGAAGGGCAGGCGCTCGCCCGTCGCCAGGGCGACCTCGCGGGCTGCGAGGTCGAGGCCGACCGCCGCCGTACCGAGCCGCCAGGTCAGGTCGAGGCCGGGCCGCGAGGGCAGGGCGATGCGGTCGGCCCGCGCCTCCCCGGTGAGCACCCGCTTCGAGAGGGGCGGGCGGTCGTAGGGCGGGTAGGGCTCGTCGCCGACGAGCGTGATCGGCCCGGCATGGCCGTGCCGCCGCAGGGCCTCGGCGCCGCGCAGGCCCGCCAGCGAGGCGCCGACGACGAGGATGCGGTCCCGGTCAGCCATGGGATCCCGCCTCCTCGGGCTCGACCTCCAGCAGGATCGCCCGGACCGGGCAGGCCTGGACCGCCCGCTCGATCTCCCGGCGGCGCTCCGGCGGGGGCGCCGCGTCGTAGACCAGCACCTCCGGCCCGTGCAGGGCGAAGCTCTCGGGCGCCGCGAAGCAGCACTGGGCGTAGGCTTGGCAGCGATTGAGGTCGACGACGACGCGCATGGGCTCCTTCACCTCCTGCCGGCTCCGCCGGTGCCGGCGCCGGTCCGTGTCCCGGGCCCGCCCGCGCGGGTTCGCCGCGGCGCAACATGGCCCCGCCGACAACGCCGCGACCGGGCCGGGCGGTTCTCGCACGGGCCAATTCGCCGCGCCGCCGCAAAGGTTACGAACCGGCGAGGCGGCCGTCAGGCCGCGAAGCGCTCAGCCCGCCCGTGCGGCGCGTCGTAATCGAGGATCGGGCCCAGCGGGACGATCCCGGTCGGGTTGATGCTGGCGTGGCTCTCGTAATAGTGGCGCTTGATGTGGGTCAGGTCCACGGTCGGGCGGATCGCCGGATGCTGGTAGAGGTCGCGCAGGTAGGGCGCGAGGTTGGGATAATCCGCGATCCGCCGCAGGTTGCACTTGAAGTGCCCGACATAGACCGGGTCGAAGCGGACGAGCGTGGTGAAGAGCCGGATATCCGCCTCCGTCAGCGTCGGGCCGAACAGGAACCGACCGCGGTCGAGCCGCGCGTCCAGGGCGTCGAGTTCCTCGAACAGGGCCGTCACCGCCTCCGCGTAGGCCGCCTGGCTGGTGGCGAAGCCCGCCTTGTAGACCCCGTTGTTGACCCGGTCGTAGACGCGGGCGTTGAGGGCGTCGATCGCCTCCCGCAGGGCGTCCGGGCAGAGGTCCGGGCCGCGCGCGCCCGCGCCGTCGAAGGCGCGGTTCAGCATCCGGATGATCTCGGCCGATTCGTTCGACACGATCGTGCGGCGCTCCCGGTCCCACAGGACCGGGACGGTGACCCGCCCCGTGTAGTGCGGATCGGCCATGACGTAGATCTCGGACAGGCGCGCGGCCCCGTTCACGGTGTCGGGCCCGGCCCCGGGCGAATCGCCGAAGACCCAGCCCTCGGCGCCCATCAGCGGATCGACGACCGCGACCGAGATCGCCTGCTCCAGCCCCTTCAGGGCGCGCACGATCAGCGTGCGGTGCGCCCAGGGGCAGGCGAGGGAGACGTAGAGGTGGTAGCGCCCGGGCTCGGCCCGGAAGCCGCCGGTGCCGGTGGGGCCGGGCGCGCCGTCCGCCGTCACCCAGTTGCGGAAGGCGGAGTCCTTGCGCACGAAGCGCCCGCCGGTCTCCTTCGTGTCGTACCAGCGATCCTGCCAGACGCCGTTGACGAGCAGCCCCATGCCGATCTCCCGGATGATTCTCGACGGTGCCCGCTCCCGCGGCTCTCACGCCCGCCCGGCGAGCTTGCGCCTCGCATAGGCCTCGACGTCGAAGCGGTCGTCCGGCACGCGGTACAGGAAGCGCTCGGCCATCTCGACGAGGAGCAGGTGCGGGCGTACCCGCGCGACGTAACCCCAATCCACGCTCGCGGACCACAGGAAATGCACCTCGCGAAAGCTCTCGGCGAGGAGCCCGGTGAGGAAGAACGTGCCGAAATGCGCGCAGGAATCCCCGAACAGCACGAGGCAGCGGGGATCGGCCAGGGGGCTGTCGTTCCGGAACACCACCCGGGCGCCGACGTGGAGGTCCATCGCCCGGCCCTGCGCCTCGAAGGTCTCGACCAGGCTGTTGGCCCCGACCCGGCGCGCGTCGCGCAGGTACTCGACCATGCGGGCGACCTCGCGCGGCCGGTCCGGCAGCTTCCCGCCCAGGTCGAGCACCGCCTCCGTCTCGCGGTAGGGCCGCGCGGCCAGGTCGGCCCGCGGCGCGGCGGCGAGGCCCCGCATGATCTCCGCGTAGGCGAGCTGGCAGCCGCGCTCGGTCCAGTGCGTGTCGGTGCGCAGGAAGAGCGGGCGCTCGCCCGCCCGGGCCGCCCGCATCGGGCCGACGAGGTCGATCCAGGCGCCGGCCGCCCGCGAGCGGGCGAGCCGCGCCCCGAGGCGCCGGGCCGGCGACAGGGCCGGATCGAGGGCGATCCCGTCGAGCCGGTCCTCGTAGATGCTGAGCTTCTCGGGGATGACGACGTGGTGGTAGCGCAGGCCGAGCGCCGCCGCGCGGGCGCTGCGCCGCTCGATCAGCCGGCGCCAGCGCCACAGCAGCCAGGCATTCGGGAGGGTCGCCCGGTACTGCGCCAGGACCCGGTTGGTGCCTCCGGTGAGGAAGAGCCACCCGTCCCGCCCGACATGGACGCCATCGCGGTTTCTCGTCATGCGCGCCGCTGTAGCTTCCCCGGCCGCGCCTGAATAGCGCGGCACGCGCCTGAACAGCGCGGCACGCGCCCGAACAGCGCGGGATGCGCCCGCGCAGCGCGGCCGGCGGGATGGACAAGCCCGGCCCGCCGCGCCATCTCGCCTCGCGCATGGAGCACGCGCCCCTCATCCTCACCCTGGACCTCGACGAGGCCGCCTTCGGGCGCTTCGACGCCGAGCGCCGCACCCATTTCCCGGCCGCCCTCAACCGCATCCCGGCCCACGTCACCCTGTTCCACCACCTGCCCGGGGAGGAGGAGCGCGGCATCGTCGAGACCCTGGCGGGCGCGGCGCGGGAGGAGGCCCCGGCCGCGGTCGCGGTGACGGGCCTGCGCTTCACGGGCCGCGGCGTCGCCTACGCGCTCGACGCGCCCGCGGTGGCGGCCCTGCGCGCGCGCCTCGCCCGGGCCTTCGCGCCCTGGCTCACCGCGCAGGACCGCCAGGGCTTCCGCCCGCACGTGACGATCCAGAACAAGGTGGCGCCCGAGGCGGCGCGGGCGCTGCATGCGCGCCTCGCCGCGGACTTCGCTCCCTTCCGCGTCACCGGAACCGGCCTGCTGCTCTGGCGCTACCTCGGCGGGCCCTGGGAGGCGCGGGGCCGCTTCCCCTTCGCGGAGGCCTCGCCCCGATGACGCGCGCGCTCGACCGAATCCCCCTGCGCGGCGGCGCCGTCCTGTGGCGGCGGCTGCGGCTCAACGAGGTCGGCCCGCTCGCCTCGCTGCTCGCCGTCAGCCTGTTCGGCTTCGGCTTCTTCAAGCTGGCCGGGGAGGTCTCGGAGGGCGACACCAAGGCGCTCGACGAGCGGCTGCTGCTGGCCCTGCGCCGGCCCGGCGACCCCGCCCAGCCGATCGGCCCCCACTGGCTGCCCGAGACGATGCGGGACATCACCGCCTTCGGCAGCGTCTTCGGCATCGTCTACGTCACCGCCTGCGTGGCGCTCTACCTCGCCGGCACGCGGCGCTGGCGGGCGGCCCTGTTCGTCCTCGCCGCGGTCGGGGGCGGCGAGCTGCTCTCGACGATGCTCAAGCTGGTCTTCCGGCGCCCGCGCCCGGACCTCGTCCCGCACGGGATGGAGACCTTCACGGCGAGCTTCCCGAGCGGCCACGCCATGCTCTCGGCGATCGCCTACCTGACCCTGGCGATCCTGCTCGCCCGGATCTCGCAGGGCCGGCGGGTCAAGGCCTTCGTGCTCGCGCTCGGGGTCGCGACGACGCTGCTCGTCGGGATCAGCCGGGTCTATCTCGGGGTGCACTGGCCGAGCGACGTGCTCGCCGGCTGGTGCATCGGCGCCGCCTGGGCCTCCCTCTGCTGGTTCGTCGCGCTGCAGCTCCAGCGCCGGCACGTGGTCGAGGCGCCCGATCCGCCGCCGCCCGCCTGAGCCTTGCGGCGGCGGCCCGGCTCTTCTAAGCATCATTCGCCGAAGGGGTCACCGGTTCGGTGGCGAAAAATCATGCGAGAACAAGGGGCTAAGCGGAATTGCGGCGTGCGATTCGGCTTCGCCAGGAGACGAGCCGAACGGAGAGAGACGGGATGGAGTACGAGAACATCCGGGTCGAGACGCGCGGGCGGGTCGCCCTCATCACGCTGCACCGGCCCGCGCAGCTCAACGCCCTCTGCGGGCCGCTGGTGGCCGATCTCAACCACGCCCTCGACGGCTTCGACCGCGATGACGGGATCGGCTGCATCATCCTGACCGGCTCCGAGAAGGCCTTCGCGGCCGGCGCCGACATCGCCGAGATGCGCGACCGCACCCATCCGGAATTCGCCATGGCGGATCCGTTCGGCGAGTGGGACAGGGTCGGCCGGCGGCGCAAGCCGATCATCGCGGCGGTGGCCGGCTACGCCCTCGGCGGCGGCTGCGAACTCGCCATGATGTGCGACTTCATCCTGGCGGCCGAGACCGCGAAGTTCGGCCAGCCGGAGATCAAGCTCGGGGTCATCCCGGGAGCGGGCGGCACGCAGCGCCTGACCCGGGCGGTGGGCAAGGCCAAGGCGATGGAGCTCTGCCTGACCGGGCGCCTGATGGACGCCGCGGAGGCGGAGAGGTCCGGCCTCGTCGCCCGGATCGTGCCGGCCGCCGACCTCCTCGCCGAGGCCTGGAAGACCGCCGAGACCATCGCGGCGATGTCGCTGCCCTCCGTCATGACCGTGAAGGCCTGCGTGGACCGCGCCTTCGAGACGAGCCTGAGCGAGGGCGTGCGCTACGAGCGCGGCGTGTTCTACGGCCTCTTCGCCACCGCCGACCAGAAGGAGGGCATGGCCGCCTTCCTGGAGAAGCGCAACCCCAACTTCGAGCACCGCTGATGACCATCACCTTCGCGCAGGTCGAGGCCGCCGCGCACCGCCTCGACGGCGTCGC
This window harbors:
- a CDS encoding enoyl-CoA hydratase, translated to MEYENIRVETRGRVALITLHRPAQLNALCGPLVADLNHALDGFDRDDGIGCIILTGSEKAFAAGADIAEMRDRTHPEFAMADPFGEWDRVGRRRKPIIAAVAGYALGGGCELAMMCDFILAAETAKFGQPEIKLGVIPGAGGTQRLTRAVGKAKAMELCLTGRLMDAAEAERSGLVARIVPAADLLAEAWKTAETIAAMSLPSVMTVKACVDRAFETSLSEGVRYERGVFYGLFATADQKEGMAAFLEKRNPNFEHR
- a CDS encoding 2'-5' RNA ligase family protein, with product MDKPGPPRHLASRMEHAPLILTLDLDEAAFGRFDAERRTHFPAALNRIPAHVTLFHHLPGEEERGIVETLAGAAREEAPAAVAVTGLRFTGRGVAYALDAPAVAALRARLARAFAPWLTAQDRQGFRPHVTIQNKVAPEAARALHARLAADFAPFRVTGTGLLLWRYLGGPWEARGRFPFAEASPR
- a CDS encoding cytochrome P450; the protein is MPDPTLFAAVKDPANRPNPYPLYARLREAPVALQDDGTYVVTTHAALRALLFDPRISSEDLPSTSHPRTGNPFKDWIINPFKDHVRTKHRPFIFRDPPDHDVLRRHVMREFTPERIRAMHGRVDGLVADLLDRRRDARAIDLVDDFSYPLPVTVICELLGVPPEDEGRFHGWATQLATALEPDARQDEAALGRNIETFDAIAAYMQDLIKDKRRHPKDDLLTGLATREDPQAGRMGDYDLIATSILLLIAGHETTVNLITNGMLTLLRFPAQLERLRAEPEIAPRLIEELLRYEPPVHFRTRKALAEIELAGTTIPAGAPVVLLFASGSRDPARFADPDRFDPDREDNQHFGFGGSLHFCVGAPLARLEAEAALVALARRLRNPRLLDDPPPYRPGASLRGPEHLRLAIDGVSPPDA
- a CDS encoding phosphatase PAP2 family protein — its product is MTRALDRIPLRGGAVLWRRLRLNEVGPLASLLAVSLFGFGFFKLAGEVSEGDTKALDERLLLALRRPGDPAQPIGPHWLPETMRDITAFGSVFGIVYVTACVALYLAGTRRWRAALFVLAAVGGGELLSTMLKLVFRRPRPDLVPHGMETFTASFPSGHAMLSAIAYLTLAILLARISQGRRVKAFVLALGVATTLLVGISRVYLGVHWPSDVLAGWCIGAAWASLCWFVALQLQRRHVVEAPDPPPPA
- a CDS encoding alginate O-acetyltransferase AlgX-related protein, with translation MTRNRDGVHVGRDGWLFLTGGTNRVLAQYRATLPNAWLLWRWRRLIERRSARAAALGLRYHHVVIPEKLSIYEDRLDGIALDPALSPARRLGARLARSRAAGAWIDLVGPMRAARAGERPLFLRTDTHWTERGCQLAYAEIMRGLAAAPRADLAARPYRETEAVLDLGGKLPDRPREVARMVEYLRDARRVGANSLVETFEAQGRAMDLHVGARVVFRNDSPLADPRCLVLFGDSCAHFGTFFLTGLLAESFREVHFLWSASVDWGYVARVRPHLLLVEMAERFLYRVPDDRFDVEAYARRKLAGRA
- a CDS encoding patatin-like phospholipase family protein, whose product is MDIVADVRPPEIPFLGPLDPVTAAAVRARLEPIAVPGGAVLFEQDAPADALYALVSGAIGISARDPLTGEARPVARVRPPETVGEMALLSGEPRSATATVLRDSALLRLSKRAFDDLVARHPATMLYFARLLASRLRSASACTPVATTPMTFAVIGVTEGVDVPAFARGFAAALPGRSALLTAWPDDADETWFHALETAQDQVVYAAEAPGSGWANLCLRRADHVLLLAAPGRRPGAAFSGRITMPMQGWTHQDLVVLNPADAQRPGPLDPALAALPVELRLQARAGNAADLARVARLAGGRARGLVLGGGGARGFAHLGVIRALTEAGHAVDLVAGTSMGAVVAASLAMGWDLEEIGAHTVAAFVASSPLNDYTLPITALTRGAKVDRRLAQHFGEARIEDLWLPYFCVSSNLTTGAAMIHRAGPLVTALRASIAVPGLLPPVLHPEGVLVDGGVMNNLPADLMAGLRRGTVLAVDVASDLALATMPERPFRSRLVRRALGVPFAMPGIAQILLRAATVSSDASAAMARGRATAFLQPPLAGIDLRAWRSYAAVAEIGYRHARAKLEEGALEGWAAGRAG
- a CDS encoding ferredoxin — encoded protein: MRVVVDLNRCQAYAQCCFAAPESFALHGPEVLVYDAAPPPERRREIERAVQACPVRAILLEVEPEEAGSHG
- a CDS encoding glutathione S-transferase family protein, which codes for MGLLVNGVWQDRWYDTKETGGRFVRKDSAFRNWVTADGAPGPTGTGGFRAEPGRYHLYVSLACPWAHRTLIVRALKGLEQAISVAVVDPLMGAEGWVFGDSPGAGPDTVNGAARLSEIYVMADPHYTGRVTVPVLWDRERRTIVSNESAEIIRMLNRAFDGAGARGPDLCPDALREAIDALNARVYDRVNNGVYKAGFATSQAAYAEAVTALFEELDALDARLDRGRFLFGPTLTEADIRLFTTLVRFDPVYVGHFKCNLRRIADYPNLAPYLRDLYQHPAIRPTVDLTHIKRHYYESHASINPTGIVPLGPILDYDAPHGRAERFAA
- a CDS encoding NAD(P)/FAD-dependent oxidoreductase, whose product is MADRDRILVVGASLAGLRGAEALRRHGHAGPITLVGDEPYPPYDRPPLSKRVLTGEARADRIALPSRPGLDLTWRLGTAAVGLDLAAREVALATGERLPFDRLLIATGTRARPWPNAAEAALAGVHSVRNRDDSERLRGALAAAPRRVLIIGAGFIGCEAASACRSIGLPVTLADPNPTPLASVLGTRIGAAVAAMLREAGVDYRPSTRVEALESDGEGRVRGARLVGGGTVAAPVVIVALGALRNTEWLAGSGLAADAGGVACDGQCRVLDRDGRAVEGIAAAGDVARFPHPLFEDGPVALEHWGHAVAQAEHAARTLLGQAGAPYAEIPAFWSSQFDVNIKSVGLTNGADSVAVTQGDFGARRFVAVYGRNGRTVAAVSFDQTRWLPAYAGRIEARAAFPPILGATDQGRVAPADPGFPASPARG